From Lolium perenne isolate Kyuss_39 chromosome 5, Kyuss_2.0, whole genome shotgun sequence, a single genomic window includes:
- the LOC127299863 gene encoding uncharacterized protein, with the protein MEGRVGIAVAGGHEAGLGLFRDVSMAEAEPHGAAKVEYRSSPSSPSTSLTPSPPRAEPGHGGGGGGYAAATPHAWSFGAEQEKPSEAGGGDNGNGMQMPGHGEHAAGLSSGRRRGRPRGSGRRQILATLGEWYALSAGGSFTPHVIIVPAGEDVAARIMSFSQKGPRSVCILSANGTISTVAFNQPGSSGSSGSTFNYEGLFEILQLTGSFTMAEEGRRRTGGLSVSLAGPDGRVVGGVVAGTLRAATPIQVIVGSFLPNSLRQHQRRMGLQQPSAPLPATAAPPPVLTAAMPISQAAPGNDRHAPPVPAAPLQARPNMEHAATTGTMNLNSSSTGFTMVGWPVSSAQPMRHMPSPDINLCLTPQE; encoded by the exons ATGGAAGGGAGGGTGGGCATTGCGGTGGCAGGTGGCCATGAGGCCGGCCTCGGCCTGTTCAGAGATGTTTCCATGGCGGAGGCGGAGCCGCATGGAGCGGCGAAAGTGGAGTACCgctcctctccctcctctccGTCCACGTCCCTCACGCCGTCCCCGCCGCGGGCCGAGCCTggccatggaggaggaggaggagggtacGCTGCTGCGACGCCGCATGCGTGGAGCTTTGGTGCCGAGCAGGAGAAGCCGAGCGAGGCCGGCGGCGGGGACAACGGCAACGGCATGCAGATGCCGGGGCACGGCGAGCACGCCGCTGGCTTGAGCTCCGGGCGGCGCAGGGGCCGGCCACGCGGCTCCGGGAGACGCCAGATCCTAGCCACCctag GGGAATGGTATGCTCTGTCTGCTGGAGGGAGCTTCACACCCCATGTCATCATCGTCCCCGCTGGAGAG GACGTGGCGGCGCGCATAATGTCGTTCTCCCAGAAGGGTCCACGCTCGGTCTGCATCCTCTCTGCCAATGGGACCATCTCCACTGTGGCATTTAATCAGCCTGGCTCATCTGGATCATCCGGTAGCACCTTCAACTACGAG GGTCTGTTTGAGATTCTTCAGCTGACTGGCTCCTTCACAATGGCCGAGGAAGGCCGGAGGAGGACCGGCGGGCTCAGCGTCTCACTTGCTGGCCCGGATGGCCGTGTCGTTGGCGGCGTAGTGGCTGGGACACTCCGTGCTGCCACTCCTATCCAG GTGATTGTGGGGAGTTTCCTACCAAACAGTCTGAGGCAGCATCAGAGGAGGATGGGCCTGCAACAGCCATCTGCGCCACTACCGGCGACTGCCGCCCCTCCTCCGGTGCTCACAGCTGCAATGCCCATATCTCAGGCAGCTCCCGGCAATGACCGCCATGCGCCACCAGTCCCCGCGGCACCCCTACAAGCTCGTCCTAACATGGAGCACGCTGCAACCACCGGGACCATGAACCTGAACTCAAGCTCCACCGGTTTCACCATGGTTGGTTGGCCTGTCAGCAGCGCGCAGCCTATGAGGCACATGCCATCCCCTGATATCAACCTCTGCTTGACACCCCAGGAGTAG